The region GGCTCTCCCGGGGCGCGACCACCGTCGGAGACCTGGCCACGCCGTTCGCGATCAGCGCCCCTGCCGTCTCGCAGCACCTCAAGGTGCTCGAACGCGCGGGACTCGTGGAGCGAACCGCGCGGGCGCAATGGCGCACGGTGTCGCTGCGCACAGAACCTCTCGACGAGGTGGCGCAATGGGTCGAGAAGCACCGGCGGGATTGGAACGAGCGCTTCGACCTGCTCGACGAGCGGCTCCGGCGCACCAAGGAGGACGACCACGATGACTGAGACGCCCAGCACCACCGCAGCGGAGTTCACGATCACCCGGGAGTTCGACGCGCCCCGCGAGGCCGTCTGGCGGGCGTGGACCGACCCGGCCGAGATGACCCACTGGTACCACCCGCGGGGGTTCGCCACACCGCCCGAAAGCATCAGCGTCGACCTGCGCGAGGGCGGGACCTACCGCTACACCATGGTCGACGAGAAGACCGGCGAGCAGTACCCGACGGGCGGGACGTACCTGGAGATCGCCGAGCCCGAGCGCCTGGTGTTCACCTGGGGAGACCTGGACGAGTCCGCCGAGTCGGCCCCGGTCGTCACCGTGACCCTCCAGGAACGGGGCGAGCGCACGGCGATGACGTTCCACCTGCGCGGCATCGCGGGCCACCCGGGCGACGGCTACGTCCACGACGGCTGGGCCGAGGCGCTGGACCTCCTCATCGAGCACCTCACCGGCTCGCCGAGCTGACCGGATCGCGGAACAGACCCGCTGGCCGAGCCGGTGCGCCCGCTGGTTGAGCCGACGTGTCCGCTGGTCGAGCCAGCGCGCTCCACTTGGACGGGCGGCCCTCGCCTCTTGAGCAAGGCAACCGGCGGCCGACACGCCGATGGCGGTTTCTCGCGGAGTATCGGTTCAGCCCTATACGGCTGGATACAGTCCGAGGAATGGACCCGGTGCGCAACCCGTTCGCCCCCGGCGCCGGTCAGCGGCCGCCCGAGCTCGCCGGGCGGGACCGCGAGGTCGACGCCTTCGAGGTCGTCCTCGAACGGGTCGCGCGCGGCCGTCCCGAGCGGAGCCTGGTGCTCAGCGGCCTGCGCGGAGTCGGCAAGACCGTGCTGCTGGGCGAGCTGAGGTCGATGGCGGTCCGGCGCGGCTGGGGCGCGGGCAAGGTGGAGGCCCGCCCGGAGGCGGGCCTGCGCCGGCCGCTGTCGGCGGCGCTGCACCGTGCCATCCGCGACCTCGCGGTGCGCCACCGCGCACCAGACCGCGTCGACGAGGTGCTCGGCGTGCTGAAGGCGTTCGCACTCAAGGCGAACCCCGCCGACGCCAAACTGCGCGACCGCTGGCAGCCCGGCATCGACGTACCCGCAGCGCAGGGCCGCGCCGACTCCGGTGACGTCGAGATCGACCTCGTCGAGCTGTTCACCGAGGTCGCCGAGCTGGCCGCCGACGTCGGCACCGGCGTCGCGCTGCTGATCGACGAGATGCAGGACCTGCGGCCGGAGGACGTGTCCGCGCTGTGCGCGGCCTGCCACGAGCTGTCGCAGTCGGGCGCCCCGCTGGTCGTGGTCGGCGCCGGGCTGCCGCACCTGCCCGCCGTGCTGTCGGCGAGCAAGTCCTACTCCGAGCGGCTCTTCCGGTACGTGCGGATCGACCGGCTCGCCCGCTCCGACGCCGACCACGCGGTGATCGCGCCCATCGAGCGGGAGGAAGCCGAGATCACTTCCGAAGCGCTCGACGCGCTGTTCTCGGTCTCCGGCGGCTACCCGTACTTCGTCCAGGCCTACGGGAAGGCGGCGTGGGACG is a window of Saccharopolyspora erythraea NRRL 2338 DNA encoding:
- a CDS encoding ArsR/SmtB family transcription factor codes for the protein MTAADPLSLVFSALADPTRRAILTRLSRGATTVGDLATPFAISAPAVSQHLKVLERAGLVERTARAQWRTVSLRTEPLDEVAQWVEKHRRDWNERFDLLDERLRRTKEDDHDD
- a CDS encoding SRPBCC family protein, with product MTETPSTTAAEFTITREFDAPREAVWRAWTDPAEMTHWYHPRGFATPPESISVDLREGGTYRYTMVDEKTGEQYPTGGTYLEIAEPERLVFTWGDLDESAESAPVVTVTLQERGERTAMTFHLRGIAGHPGDGYVHDGWAEALDLLIEHLTGSPS
- a CDS encoding ATP-binding protein produces the protein MDPVRNPFAPGAGQRPPELAGRDREVDAFEVVLERVARGRPERSLVLSGLRGVGKTVLLGELRSMAVRRGWGAGKVEARPEAGLRRPLSAALHRAIRDLAVRHRAPDRVDEVLGVLKAFALKANPADAKLRDRWQPGIDVPAAQGRADSGDVEIDLVELFTEVAELAADVGTGVALLIDEMQDLRPEDVSALCAACHELSQSGAPLVVVGAGLPHLPAVLSASKSYSERLFRYVRIDRLARSDADHAVIAPIEREEAEITSEALDALFSVSGGYPYFVQAYGKAAWDAAPRAPIGSDDVRLAAPEAEGELAVGFFGSRYERATPAEREYLRAMAEVVEGRDEAAGTSSVAEFLERRPSSLSPARDSLIKKGLVYSAERGRIAFTVPHFGRYLLTQD